A single region of the Lotus japonicus ecotype B-129 chromosome 4, LjGifu_v1.2 genome encodes:
- the LOC130712009 gene encoding uncharacterized protein LOC130712009: MAASSRKSRTPVLRSLSPSPRFNSSPSSAFASSTSSFSSRSTTFFHHHRSTSPTRVSLCGVSSSSSVRFSLDRSISPNRSISVAPRSGGSGGGQLVKKQSNQRHQQQKRTCMCSPTTHPGSFRCSLHKGFGSHSAAPYSSNRLNARRSAMTNSLVRIRGVEGEIVRRALSALIRPSSHQQRRRGDFRPRPSRLSVMSKAADDS, encoded by the coding sequence ATGGCGGCATCTTCTAGAAAATCCAGAACCCCAGTTCTCCGATCTCTCTCACCATCACCACGATTCAACTCTTCACCTTCCTCCGCTTTCGCTTCCTCCACCTCCAGCTTCTCCTCCCGCTCCACCACcttcttccaccaccaccgttcCACATCTCCCACACGTGTCAGCCTCTGCGGCGTTTCTTCATCATCCTCGGTCCGATTCTCCCTGGACCGGTCAATTTCACCGAACCGGTCTATCTCCGTTGCGCCGCGAAGTGGTGGTTCCGGTGGTGGTCAGTTGGTGAAGAAGCAGAGTAACCAGAGGCATCAGCAGCAGAAGAGGACGTGCATGTGTTCGCCGACGACGCACCCTGGCTCGTTCCGATGCAGTCTCCACAAAGGCTTCGGCTCACACTCCGCCGCGCCGTACTCGTCGAACCGCCTCAACGCGCGCAGATCCGCCATGACGAACTCGCTAGTCAGGATCCGCGGCGTGGAAGGGGAGATCGTGAGGAGAGCGCTCTCCGCGTTGATTCGTCCTTCCTCGCATCAgcagaggaggagaggagactTTCGGCCGAGACCTAGCAGACTCTCCGTCATGTCCAAGGCCGCCGATGACTCATGA
- the LOC130710014 gene encoding uncharacterized protein LOC130710014 yields MDEINSIDVGKVVRGLGYLNFNVWYKDPGLGFEIGCKPFKDDRDVCAFLNDVSGYDVVNFYVEHIVEEEPEFVEPPPFLEFTQPTVEGEKDSEVLCEGQPTVEGHATGIDIDVDIIQVGQCSVEREKQGDTSVVGGESDKEGEAFNAGQGSGEGNKDGDAVIVEEEEVVAGDKEGEKKKSKKKEKKKGKKKDKNKSKKKDKNKGKKKEKKKGKKKDKKTEQEGGVESLVSESQSESESESAVSDVSLDDSDFDERWDWRTVLEVEGDERHPDSTSEEDDDAFVNEVDFDNEDGSSDELESPPDTDDEHYQPQKKYPRFKLGPEGTEVKFEVGQKFEASQVFKTAIREYALQRRKNLIIEKSDSKRVVVKCEGECTFYCRLSKYKQNNFWQIVSLVDEHTCYRTAKNRHARPQILAKKLLPTIRHNPGLKCKSVIAEGQIRWGVVLNRFQASRVKAAAKKMIDGAEKDQYTNLRSYADELLRSNPQSTVIIKSSLGANGPVFERMYVCFAACRLAFAHHCRPLIGLDGCFLKGVYGGQLLSAVGKDGNNQMFPIAFAIVEAETRDSWEWFVALLLEDLNLVKQQRWAFISDQQKGLVPTLQSLAGDVEHRVCVKHVYGNWRKKYPGMEMKGALWAAARACTVPQFDRAMEKLKEMNEQAWMDLCQIPAKQWSRAHFSTNSLCDLQVNNMCEAFNMAILEHRDKPIISLVEGLKRYITSRIVKQRQLMMKYRGNIAPMIQQKLEDNKREAESWHPEWNGDTEYSKFEVSSGPFLKYGVEIKDSHCACRKWDLTGIPCCHAIACMWYNRTYPENFVHNYYKRDTFLATYSYIILPNNGPKLWTKSNLPPIQPPYVRRAPGRPKKLRNKKNDEPRNPYKIPRNQTKVKCSRCGQWGHNVRTCGGKTGADRDIEKGGNKKNPKKVHPGQASGSGTIPVTRSSSAAARAGKGPQKPQYKPAAKRKRKAPDAITTQTAPQPASQPASQPASQPSSLPASQPASQPSSGHGSTITATLPPSGATTRRRKRPRVVVGTQESTS; encoded by the exons ATGGATGAGATTAATTCAATTGATGTAGGCAAGGTTGTCAGAGGCTTAGGATATTTGAACTTTAATGTGTGGTACAAAGACCCTGGCCTTGGGTTTGAGATAGGCTGCAAGCCTTTCAAAGATGATAGAGATGTATGTGCCTTTCTGAATGATGTGAGTGGCTATGATGTTGTCAACTTCTATGTTGAGCATATAGTAGAGGAAGAGCCTGAGTTTGTTGAACCTCCACCATTTCTTGAATTTACACAGCCTACTGTTGAGGGGGAGAAAGATAGTGAAGTCTTGTGTGAAGGGCAGCCTACTGTTGAGGGACATGCTACTGGCATAGACATTGATGTTGACATAATACAAGTGGGACAGTGTAGTGTTGAGAGGGAGAAACAGGGTGATACAAGTGTTGTTGGTGGGGAGAGTGATAAGGAGGGTGAAGCATTTAATGCAGGACAGGGCAGTGGGGAGGGTAATAAAGATGGTGATGCAGTTATTGTTGAGGAAGAGGAGGTAGTTGCTGGAGACAAGGAAGGGGAGAAAAAGAAGagtaaaaagaaggaaaagaagaagggtaaaaagaaggacaagaataagagtaaaaagaaggacaagaataagggtaaaaagaaggaaaagaagaagggTAAAAAGAAGGACAAAAAGACAGAGCAGGAGGGGGGTGTTGAGAGTTTAGTGAGTGAGAGTCAAAGTGAATCTGAATCTGAGAGTGCAGTGAGTGATGTGAGTCTAGATGACAGTGATTTTGATGAGAGGTGGGACTGGAGGACAGTTTTAGAGGTTGAAGGAGATGAGAGGCATCCAGATAGTacctcagaggaagatgatgatgcatTTGTCAATGAAGTAGATTTTGACAATGAAGATGGTTCATCTGATGAGTTGGAATCTCCACCAGACACAGATGATGAGCATTACCAACCACAGAAGAAGTACCCAAGATTCAAGTTGGGTCCAGAAGGCACAGAAGTAAAATTTGAAGTTGGTCAG AAATTTGAAGCATCTCAAGTATTTAAGACAGCCATCAGAGAATATGCTCTTCAGAGGAGGAAGAATTTGATAATTGAGAAGAGTGATAGTAAGAGAGTGGTTGTCAAGTGTGAGGGAGAGTGCACATTCTACTGCAGGTTGTCCAAGTATAAGCAGAATAACTTCTGGCAGATTGTGAGTCTTGTAGATGAACACACATGCTATAGGACAGCAAAGAATAGACATGCCAGGCCACAAATCCTTGCTAAGAAGTTGCTTCCAACTATAAGACATAATCCTGGATTGAAATGCAAGTCAGTGATAGCTGAGGGGCAGATAAGGTGGGGTGTTGTCCTTAATAGGTTTCAAGCATCCAGAGTTAAGGCAGCTGCAAAGAAGATGATTGATGGGGCAGAAAAGGACCAATACACTAATCTCAGGAGCTATGCTGATGAGCTTCTTAGAAGCAATCCACAAAGCACAGTCATCATCAAGAGCTCTCTTGGAGCAAATGGTCCTGTTTTTGAAAGGATGTATGTTTGTTTTGCTGCTTGCAGGCTGGCATTTGCACATCATTGTAGGCCACTGATTGGACTGGATGGCTGTTTTCTGAAAGGTGTGTATGGAGGGCAGCTCCTTTCAGCTGTTGGAAAGGATGGGAACAACCAGATGTTCCCCATTGCATTTGCCATTGTTGAAGCTGAGACCAGAGACTCCTGGGAGTGGTTTGTAGCTTTATTGCTTGAAGACCTGAACTTGGTAAAGCAACAGAGATGGGCATTTATTTCAGATCAACAGAAG GGTCTAGTTCCCACTTTACAGTCATTAGCAGGTGATGTGGAGCATAGGGTTTGTGTGAAACATGTGTATGGTAATTGGAGGAAGAAATACCCAGGAATGGAAATGAAAGGTGCTTTGTGGGCTGCTGCAAGAGCATGCACTGTTCCACAATTTGATAGGGCTATGGAGAAGCTGAAGGAGATGAATGAACAAGCATGGATGGACCTCTGTCAGATACCTGCCAAGCAATGGTCAAGGGCCCATTTCAGCACTAATTCTCTGTGTGACCTACAAGTGAACAATATGTGTGAGGCTTTCAACATGGCCATTCTAGAACATAGAGACAAGCCAATCATTTCACTGGTTGAAGGATTGAAGCGCTATATCACCTCCAGGATTGTGAAGCAAAGACAATTAATGATGAAATATAGAGGGAATATAGCTCCTATGATTCAACAAAAATTAGAGGATAACAAGAGAGAAGCAGAAAGTTGGCATCCTGAATGGAATGGGGACACCGAATACTCTAAATTTGAGGTTTCAAGTGGTCCATTTTTGAAGTATGGTGTGGAGATCAAAGACAGCCATTGTGCTTGCAGAAAATGGGACTTGACAGGTATCCCATGCTGTCATGCAATTGCTTGTATGTGGTATAATCGCACCTACCCTGAAAACTTTGTGCACAACTACTACAA GAGGGATACATTTCTAGCAACATATTCCTACATCATTTTACCTAACAATGGCCCAAAATTGTGGACTAAAAGCAATCTTCCACCAATTCAACCACCATATGTAAGGAGGGCACCTGGGAGGCCAAAGAAACTAAGGAACAAGAAAAATGATGAACCAAGAAACCCTTACAAGATTCCAAGAAATCAAACAAAAGTGAAGTGCTCCAGATGTGGACAATGGGGGCATAATGTGAGGACATGTGGAGGTAAAACTGGTGCTGATAGGGACATAGAAAAGGGGGGCAACAAG AAAAATCCAAAGAAGGTCCACCCTGGCCAGGCTTCTGGAAGTGGAACAATTCCTGTAACAAGAAGTTCATCTGCTGCTGCAAGGGCTGGAAAAGGGCCTCAGAAACCTCAGTACAAACCTGCTGCAAAAAGAAAGAGGAAGGCTCCTGATGCAATTACAACCCAAACTGCTCCACAGCCAGCTTCCCAACCAGCTTCCCAACCAGCTTCCCAACCATCTTCTCTGCCAGCTTCACAGCCAGCTTCACAGCCCTCATCAGGTCATGGGAGCACAATAACAGCTACACTACCTCCATCTGGTGCAaccacaagaagaagaaagagaccaAGAGTTGTAGTTGGAACTCAAGAGAGCACTAGTTGA
- the LOC130710015 gene encoding uncharacterized protein LOC130710015, with product MGGESHFSGGSSVSSGYGRRRNVVLCKCGEVAPVVTTWTNENGNIGRRFYGCGRFKEQNRRHCDFFQWYDELEGNPRDKKIIAGLLRRVDEMKKNQAMLIKCCMLGWSVAVFLLIVCAILMVKMMK from the exons ATGGGTGGGGAAAGCCATTTCTCTGGAGGGAGCTCTGTTTCCAGTGGCTACGGTCGAAGGAGGAACGTTGTTTTGTGCAAGTGTGGAGAAGTTGCCCCGGTTGTGACTACTTGGACGAACGAGAACGGAAATATTGGTAGGCGGTTCTATGGATGTGGCAGGTTTAAG GAACAGAACAGGAGGCACTGTGATTTCTTCCAGTGGTATGATGAGTTGGAGGGTAACCCGCGTGACAAGAAAATAATTGCAGGCTTGTTGCGTAGAGTAGATGAGATGAAGAAGAACCAAGCAATGTTGATCAAGTGTTGTATGCTGGGATGGTCTGTAGCTGTGTTCCTGTTGATTGTATGTGCAATTctaatggtgaaaatgatgaaGTAG